The genomic interval TTGTTTTCTTTGGCGAACCCCCAAAACTTAAAGTAGGCGACGATTTGGCAGGGCGCTTTTTCGACGCCTATGGCCGTCCCATGTTTGGCGATTCGGAGATCGAGGGTGAACCCCGTGAGATTGGTGGCCCTTCGGTTAACCCCCTTCGCCGTAAACAACCCTCGGAGCTCATTGCTACCGGTATTGCAGGTATCGACCTAAACAATACTCTTGTTACCGGTCAAAAGATACCTTTCTTTGCTGACCCCGACCAGCCCTTTAACCAGGTTATGGCTATGGTAGCACTACGGGCTCAGGCCGATAAAATCATTCTTGGCGGCATGGGACTCTCAAACGACGACTTCCTTTTCTTCAAGAATGTGTTCGAAAATGCTGGTGCGCTCGACCGTATCATTAGCTTTGTTAATACTACTGAGCAGCCCCCTGTTGAACGCTTGCTTGTTCCCGATATGGCATTAACCGCAGCCGAGTACTTTGCGGTTGAGAAAAAGGAAAAGGTACTAGTTCTTCTAACCGATATGACCCTCTACGCCGATGCGTTGAGTATTGTATCGAACCGTATGGATCAAATCCCCTCAAAGGACTCCATGCCAGGATCGCTTTATTCTGACCTAGCAAAGATATACGAGAAAGCCGTTCAGTTCCCCGATGGCGGTTCAATCACCATTATTGCAGTAACCACACTATCGGGTGGCGATATTACGCATGCTATCCCCGATAACACTGGTTACATCACCGAGGGTCAGCTCTTCCTCCGTACCGATAGCGATACCGGTAAGGTTATCGTTGACCCGTTCCGAAGCCTCTCCCGTTTGAAACAGCTTGTTATTGGTAAGAAAACCCGCGAGGATCATCCTCAGGTTATGAACGCTGCAGTTCGTCTGTATGCCGATGCTGCAAATGCAAAAACCAAGCTGGAAAACGGCTTCGACCTTACTGAGTACGATGAGCGTGCCCTTAAGTTTGCCCACGACTATTCCGAAAAGTTGCTGGCAATTGATGTTAACGTAGAGGTTGATACCATGCTCAATACTGCATGGCAACTCTTTGCCAAGTATTTCTCTAAAACCGAAGTGGCCATTAAGAACGAACTGGTTGAGAAATACTGGCCTGCAAACTAATAATGTGCTAAAATCATGGCAATTAAGTTTCAGTTCAATAAAACATCGCTTAACGAGCTCAATAAGCAGCTTAAAATCCGCCAAAGAGCTTTGCCTACCCTAAAAAATAAGGAGTCGGCTTTGCGTATGGAGGTTAAGCGCGCTAAGAATAGGATGCAGGAACTCGAGGAACAACTGGCTAAACGCATCAAGGATTATGAGTATATGGTTAGCCTTTGGGGAGAGTTTGAGCGTAACCTGATTCAGATTGACGATGTTAGGCTTGGAACTATCAAAATTGCCGGGGTAAAAATACCTGTTCTACAAGAGGTAATTTTTAGTGTTAAAGAGTATAGCGTTTTTGCGCGCCCTTACTGGTATACCGATGGAGTAAAAATTCTAAAGGAGTTAGCCGAAATTGGTATTGAACGCGATTTCTACCACGAAAAAATGCGGCTCCTTGACCATGCGCGTAAGAAAACAACACAAAAGGTAAACCTTTACGAAAAGGTTCAAATTCCCGGCTATGAGAACGCCATTCGGAAGATTAAGCGATTCCTCGAGGATGAGGAAAACCTTTCGAAGTCGGCTATGAAGATAGTGAAGAAACGATACGAAAACGTGGAGGTTGAGTCATGATAACACCAATGTATAAGTACAACTTCCTGGTTTATCACCGCGATTTCGACGATTTCCTGCTTAAACTTCAGGATTTGGGTGTGGTTGATATTTCCATGGAAAACCGAAACGTTGACGAGGATGAAAAGGAGATTCTGGCCCGAATCAATAGGATAGTTACTGCTATCAAGTTCCTTGAAGGCCGAAAAGCTCCTGACGAAAAAATCACACTCAGCCTTTCAGCCGATGAAATTGTTTCGCGTGTTGAGTTGCTTCAACGTGAACGGGAGCAATTTGAAAATGCTATTAAAAAAGCCCAAAAGGAATTGGCAGAGGTTGAACCGTGGGGTAATTTCGATTTAAAGTTGCTTAACAGCCTTGCCGAAAAAGGTATTTCAATTCGATTTTTCATTGCACCCGAGAAAGTTTTTAATGAGGACTGGGTAAATGAGTATCCTATTGAAATAGTTAACCATACCAATGGACTATACTACTTTGTAATGGTTAATTATACAGGCGAGGCTATTTCGCCCGATGTTCAGGAGGTTCGAACACCGCAGTTCTCAGTTAAACAAAAAGATGAAGAAATCCATCGCTACCATAATCGTATCGATGAAATTAATTCTGAACTCGATTTTCTAGCTCTTTACATCGATTTGCTTAAAAAAGAGCAGATTGAACTTACCAATCAGCTCGATTTTAAGATGGTAAAGTCAAGCGCAATTGGCGAAGCCGGAAATACCATAATGGTGCTTGAGGGTTGGGTGCCTGAGGATTTGAATGAAAAGGTAAAAGAGGTTCTTGATGCCGAAAGTATTATCTACATTTCGTCTAAGGCCGATAAGAACGATAACGCGCCTATTCTCCTTCGAAACAGCAAATTCGCAAAGCTGTTTGAGCCCATAAGTAAACTTTTTGCCTTCCCAACCTATGCAGAATTGGACTTAACCCCATTCTTTGCACCATTCTTCATGCTCTTCTTTGGGTTCTGCTTTGGCGATGCGGGCTACGGTTTAATCTTTGTCTTAGGTGCCACAATCTATAAGTTTAAGGCAAAACCGGAATTTAAGCCAATACTAACATTGATACAACTATTAGGCTTGGCAACTGTTCTGTTTGGCGCCCTTACAGGAACTGTATTTGGTGCTAGCCTTGTTGAACTCGACATCCCTGCTCTTAAAAACTTTAAATCGTACTTTTTTGATCAGGATAAGATGTTTAAACTTTCGCTCATACTGGGTTTGGTGCAAATCGTATTTGGTATGTGCGTTAAGGCTGCAAACCTGTGGATACAGTATTCCTGGAAACATGCCATATCTACTATTAGCTGGGTGATACTTATTATCAGCATGCCAATCTTTTACTTCTTAGGACAAAATCCTGATAGTAGTTTGAAACTATTTGGTAATGTTCATTTAATCATTCTTGGTGTTGCTGGTGTTGGAATTATGTTTTTTAACTCACCCGGTAAAAACCCCCTATTCAACTTTGGATTAGGCCTTTGGGATACTTACAACATGGCTACTGGTCTTTTAGGCGATACCTTGTCATACATTCGTCTCTTTGCCCTTGGTTTGAGTAGCGGTATCCTGGGTGGCGTGTTTAATAGCCTTGCCTTTGGTATGGCCCCCGATACTCCGGTGCTAAAGCATATTGTTATTATTCTGATATTGTTTATTGGCCATTCCATTAACATTTTCATGTCTGCGTTAGGTTCACTTGTACATCCTATGCGTTTGACATTTGTTGAGTTTTATAAGAATGCAGGCTTTACCGGTGGTGGGAGGGGATATAATCCTTTCCGTAAGAATACGGCTGAAGCCCAATAAGTTTGAAATCGATTTATAATTTAAATAACCTAATAAATTTTAAACTATGGAACCAATCATTTTTGCTTACTTAGGAATTGGGATAATGATTATCCTTTCCGGTGTTGGAAGTGCTTATGGTGTTACCATTGCTGGTAACGCATCGGTTGGCGCTTTGAAAAAGGAACCTGGTGCATTTGGTAACTTCCTTGTTCTTAGCGCGCTTGCAGGAACACAGGGCCTTTATGGTTTTACCGGTTACTTTATGCTTAAAAATTTTCTTGTTCCTGAAATCACTTGGGCTCAAGCTGCTGCAATCTTTGGTGCAGGTTTGGCTATGGGATTTGTGGGACTTTTTTCAGCACTTCGCCAGGGACAGGTTTGTGCTAACGGTATTACTGCCATTGGTAATGGGCACAAGGTGTTTGTAAATACCCTTATCCTTGCTGTATTCCCAGAGCTTTATGCAATTATCTCCTTGGCTGCTGTATTCCTAATCAGCACCTCATTGTAGTTGAAATTCTTCACTTATCTAATAGGCGGCTTCCTTTTGGGTGGCCGCTTTTTACTTTGGGTAAAAAGGGATTTACTTTCGTTCTTATACCAAAAGAAATAGCTTTGCTGTTTGCGTTTCTCTTCAACGCTTCGGGCTACGTAAACCTTTTCGCCAGTATAGGGATTAATGCCTGTATAGTAAATTGTTGATGCAAGGGTCATGGGAGTGGGCGTGAAGTCCTGAACCTGTTCAAGCTTGAAGTTTAGCTTACGGGTTTCTTCGGCTAACTGCTTCATGTCTTGTTCTGTTGACCCAGGATGGCTCGATATAAAGTATGGAATTAATTGCTGTTTTTGGCCAAATTTTTCGTTCAAAGTATCAAACCACTGCTTAAGCTGCTTAAACAGCTCAAAAGTTGGCTTTCGCATTATTTTTAGTACTTTTTCCGATGTATGTTCGGGTGCCACCTTTAACCGCCCCGATACATGATGTAGAAATAGGTTTTCAAAATATTCCCGCTCGGCTTTACTATCCTTCCGGGTTATAAATAAATCGTAGCGTACCCCGCTGCCCACAAACGCTTTTTTTATTCCTTTTACCTTACGGACTTTATTGTATAGGTTGTTAATATGCTCATGGCTCGAATTTAGATTTTTACAGATATTCGGGTAGATACACGAAGGCCGTTTGCATTTGGTACAAATGCTTAAATCCTTTGGAACCATTCCATACATATTCGCCGATGGCCCACCCAGGTCACTGAGGTAGCCTGCAAAACCAGGGATTTTTTTTATTTTTTCAATCTCTTTCAGGATAGATTGCTCTGAACGCGACGAAATAAAACGTCCCTGATGGGCCGATATTGTACAAAAACTACACCCTCCAAAACACCCCCGATGTATGTTTACTGAGAATTTAATCATCTCCCACGCAGGAATGGTTTTCCCTTTGTATCGCGGATGGGGTAATCGGGTATAAGGTAAATCATACCATCTATCAATTTCATGGATTGTGGCAGGATTAAAGGGCGGATTTACTACTACACACTTATCCTCTATGGGTTCTATAAGAATTTTACTGTTTATCCTGTTCGATTCCTGCTCAATTAGCTTAAAGTTATTGGCAAATTTGAGTTTGTCGGTTATACACTCCTCGTATGAACTTAGTATTATAATATCCTCACCACGTTTATACTTATCAATATTGTGGTCAATGTAAGCAATTTGTGGTATCCCGCGTAGCGATTCAATTGCCATACCTTGGTCAAGCTTTTTAGCAATCTCAATAATGGCTTTTTCACCCATTCCATAAACCAGTATATCGGCTTCGCTATCAACTAAAATACTTGGTTTGAGGGTATCCGACCAGTAATCATAATGAGTTAATCTACGTAGCGAAGCCTCTACACCACCAATAATCAAAGGGGTGTTCGCATATAGTTTTTTGATTATTTGGGAGTATACAACTGTGGCATAATCGGGTCTAAAACCTGCTTTACCATCTGGGGTATAGGCATCATCGCTCCTTAATCTTTTAGCGGCCGTATAGTGGTTTACCATGGAGTCCATATTGCCGGCAGTAACGGCAAAGAAAAGCCTTGGCTCTCCCAGTTTTTTAAAGTCACGCAGGTCGTCGCGCCAGTTGGGTTGGGGTACAATAGCAACCTTAAACCCTTCGCTTTCCAGTACTCGTCCAATAACAGCAGCGCCAAATGCAGGATGATCAACATAGGCATCACCTGTAAATATTATGATATCGGGCTGTTCCCAGCCCAATGCTTTTATTTCTTTTACCGATGTGGGCAAAAATCCCATTTTATGTTGATTTGTTTATATGAAGCAAACTACTATCGCCATAGCTTAGGAACCTAAAATTGTTGTCTAAGGCAAATTGGTATATTTTTTTCCAATCGTTGCCAACTGCAGCAGCAACAAGTAAAAGAAGGGTAGAGCGTGGTTGGTGAAAATTGGTTATTAGGGCATCGCAGGTTTTTATTTCATAACCGGGAGCAATAATAATTTGTGTTGAAGCCGATAAAGTCCCAATGCCATTGCTTGCCATATATTCGTAAAGTGCCTTGAAGGCTTCTCCAACGTCTATTCTGAAATCAAGCTCATATGGTTCCCATTGCGAAATGTTAAAGTTCTCATTTACCTTGCCAAGTTTTAACTTAACCCCAAGCCAATATAACGATTCCAGGGTTCTTAAGGTAGTTGTTCCTACGCATACAACCGGCTCGCTATTTTGGTATAGTCTTTTTACTAGTTCTAGACTAACAAAAAAGTGCTCGGTATGCATCTCGTGATCCTCAATGGTATCGGATGTTACAGGTTTAAAAGTGCCTGCACCTACGTGTAGGGTTATGTAGTGGGGTTTAACATGAATATTACTTAAACTTTCAAAAACCTTTGGTGTAAAGTGAAGACCGGCTGTTGGCGCTGCTACCGATCCTTCGGGCTCTGCATATATGGTCTGGTAACGATAGCCGTCAATATCTTCGCTTTCACGGTTTAGGTATGGGGGAATGGGCATTGTGCCACATTTTTCCACAATATCGGCAAATGACATAGAACTGTTGTTCCACGAAAACTCAACTTCTACGCCTTCGCTAAGCCTTTTTAGCTGTTTTGCCACAAGCCTTCCTCCAGTGCCTTCTATTTCCATTTGAAGTTCGCCTTGCTTCCAACGCTTAAGGTTACCCACAATGCATTTCCATACCACCTTTTTCTTACTTGAGAACGAAAGAGCATAATCACTTGGCTCAATAGGTTCAATTAGAAATACTTCAATTGTTGCCCCGCTTTCCTTTTTAAACCTTAACCTTGCTCTAACCACCTTAGTATTGTTCAGTATAAGTAAGCTT from Tenuifilum sp. 4138str carries:
- a CDS encoding V-type ATP synthase subunit B, producing the protein METKAFQRIYTQLTGITKATVSLRAQGVANEELAMVHGRLAQVVKIMGDMVTLQVFSGTEGIPTNAEVVFFGEPPKLKVGDDLAGRFFDAYGRPMFGDSEIEGEPREIGGPSVNPLRRKQPSELIATGIAGIDLNNTLVTGQKIPFFADPDQPFNQVMAMVALRAQADKIILGGMGLSNDDFLFFKNVFENAGALDRIISFVNTTEQPPVERLLVPDMALTAAEYFAVEKKEKVLVLLTDMTLYADALSIVSNRMDQIPSKDSMPGSLYSDLAKIYEKAVQFPDGGSITIIAVTTLSGGDITHAIPDNTGYITEGQLFLRTDSDTGKVIVDPFRSLSRLKQLVIGKKTREDHPQVMNAAVRLYADAANAKTKLENGFDLTEYDERALKFAHDYSEKLLAIDVNVEVDTMLNTAWQLFAKYFSKTEVAIKNELVEKYWPAN
- a CDS encoding V-type ATP synthase subunit D translates to MAIKFQFNKTSLNELNKQLKIRQRALPTLKNKESALRMEVKRAKNRMQELEEQLAKRIKDYEYMVSLWGEFERNLIQIDDVRLGTIKIAGVKIPVLQEVIFSVKEYSVFARPYWYTDGVKILKELAEIGIERDFYHEKMRLLDHARKKTTQKVNLYEKVQIPGYENAIRKIKRFLEDEENLSKSAMKIVKKRYENVEVES
- a CDS encoding V-type ATP synthase subunit I, with protein sequence MITPMYKYNFLVYHRDFDDFLLKLQDLGVVDISMENRNVDEDEKEILARINRIVTAIKFLEGRKAPDEKITLSLSADEIVSRVELLQREREQFENAIKKAQKELAEVEPWGNFDLKLLNSLAEKGISIRFFIAPEKVFNEDWVNEYPIEIVNHTNGLYYFVMVNYTGEAISPDVQEVRTPQFSVKQKDEEIHRYHNRIDEINSELDFLALYIDLLKKEQIELTNQLDFKMVKSSAIGEAGNTIMVLEGWVPEDLNEKVKEVLDAESIIYISSKADKNDNAPILLRNSKFAKLFEPISKLFAFPTYAELDLTPFFAPFFMLFFGFCFGDAGYGLIFVLGATIYKFKAKPEFKPILTLIQLLGLATVLFGALTGTVFGASLVELDIPALKNFKSYFFDQDKMFKLSLILGLVQIVFGMCVKAANLWIQYSWKHAISTISWVILIISMPIFYFLGQNPDSSLKLFGNVHLIILGVAGVGIMFFNSPGKNPLFNFGLGLWDTYNMATGLLGDTLSYIRLFALGLSSGILGGVFNSLAFGMAPDTPVLKHIVIILILFIGHSINIFMSALGSLVHPMRLTFVEFYKNAGFTGGGRGYNPFRKNTAEAQ
- a CDS encoding V-type ATP synthase subunit K, whose product is MEPIIFAYLGIGIMIILSGVGSAYGVTIAGNASVGALKKEPGAFGNFLVLSALAGTQGLYGFTGYFMLKNFLVPEITWAQAAAIFGAGLAMGFVGLFSALRQGQVCANGITAIGNGHKVFVNTLILAVFPELYAIISLAAVFLISTSL
- a CDS encoding YgiQ family radical SAM protein, whose amino-acid sequence is MGFLPTSVKEIKALGWEQPDIIIFTGDAYVDHPAFGAAVIGRVLESEGFKVAIVPQPNWRDDLRDFKKLGEPRLFFAVTAGNMDSMVNHYTAAKRLRSDDAYTPDGKAGFRPDYATVVYSQIIKKLYANTPLIIGGVEASLRRLTHYDYWSDTLKPSILVDSEADILVYGMGEKAIIEIAKKLDQGMAIESLRGIPQIAYIDHNIDKYKRGEDIIILSSYEECITDKLKFANNFKLIEQESNRINSKILIEPIEDKCVVVNPPFNPATIHEIDRWYDLPYTRLPHPRYKGKTIPAWEMIKFSVNIHRGCFGGCSFCTISAHQGRFISSRSEQSILKEIEKIKKIPGFAGYLSDLGGPSANMYGMVPKDLSICTKCKRPSCIYPNICKNLNSSHEHINNLYNKVRKVKGIKKAFVGSGVRYDLFITRKDSKAEREYFENLFLHHVSGRLKVAPEHTSEKVLKIMRKPTFELFKQLKQWFDTLNEKFGQKQQLIPYFISSHPGSTEQDMKQLAEETRKLNFKLEQVQDFTPTPMTLASTIYYTGINPYTGEKVYVARSVEEKRKQQSYFFWYKNESKSLFTQSKKRPPKRKPPIR
- a CDS encoding S-adenosylmethionine:tRNA ribosyltransferase-isomerase, whose amino-acid sequence is MKVKKISITDYDYELPDSRIAKHPLAERDCSKLLIYQNGEITNDTFRNIDQYITPKSLLILNNTKVVRARLRFKKESGATIEVFLIEPIEPSDYALSFSSKKKVVWKCIVGNLKRWKQGELQMEIEGTGGRLVAKQLKRLSEGVEVEFSWNNSSMSFADIVEKCGTMPIPPYLNRESEDIDGYRYQTIYAEPEGSVAAPTAGLHFTPKVFESLSNIHVKPHYITLHVGAGTFKPVTSDTIEDHEMHTEHFFVSLELVKRLYQNSEPVVCVGTTTLRTLESLYWLGVKLKLGKVNENFNISQWEPYELDFRIDVGEAFKALYEYMASNGIGTLSASTQIIIAPGYEIKTCDALITNFHQPRSTLLLLVAAAVGNDWKKIYQFALDNNFRFLSYGDSSLLHINKST